The following coding sequences are from one Musa acuminata AAA Group cultivar baxijiao chromosome BXJ2-4, Cavendish_Baxijiao_AAA, whole genome shotgun sequence window:
- the LOC103980679 gene encoding uncharacterized protein LOC103980679 codes for MKKRTSLGLVALFTSLTLLITMNLQFEHLKIDVQHHEPFVSTERPWGGALQGLPRGIVESTSDLKLKPLWMSSSFESKETGGSYSALLAMAVGISQKENVDSVVRKFLQENCSIILFHYDGNVDGWRDLEWNSKAIHIVAYNQTKWWFAKRFLHPDIVFFYDYLFLWDEDLGVENFHPGRYLQVMSSEGLEISQPALDPDLSSDIHHRITVRNRMKKVHRRIYNRRGSLRCSNESKEPPCTGWVEGMAPVFSRAAWQCVWHLIQNDLVHGWGLDMKLGYCAQGDRTKKVGVIDSEFIVHKGIPSLGGPSANKARNRRSLDSRTHIRRQSTAELKIFKARWNKAVTEDRKLLVASEVFTKRKG; via the exons ATGAAGAAGAGGACTTCCCTCGGCCTCGTCGCCCTCTTCACGTCTCTCACCCTCCTCATCACCATGAATCTCCAATTCGAGCACCTCAAG ATCGATGTGCAGCATCACGAGCCTTTCGTGTCGACGGAG AGACCGTGGGGGGGCGCACTCCAGGGGCTGCCCCGCGGCATTGTCGAATCGACGTCCGATTTGAAGCTGAAGCCTCTCTGGATGAGCTCCTCCTTTGAATCTAAA GAAACTGGTGGAAGCTATTCAGCTCTTTTGGCAATGGCTGTTGGCATTTCGCAGAAAGAAAATGTGGACAGTGTGGTTCGTAAG TTCTTACAAGAAAATTGCTCCATAATACTCTTCCATTATGATGGGAATGTGGATGGATGGCGTGATCTTGAGTGGAACAGCAAGGCAATACACATAGTTGCTTATAACCAAACAAAGTG GTGGTTTGCCAAACGCTTTTTACATCCAGATATAGTCTTTTTCTATGACTACCTTTTTTTATGGGATGAAGATCTAGGAGTGGAGAATTTTCATCCTGGGAG GTACTTACAGGTAATGTCTTCTGAAGGCTTAGAAATATCACAGCCTGCATTGGATCCTGATCTTTCATCCGATATACATCACCGAATTACAGTCCGAAATCGAATGAAGAAGGTCCACAG ACGAATTTACAATCGTCGTGGGAGTCTAAGGTGCTCTAATGAAAGCAAAGAACCTCCATGCACTGG ATGGGTTGAAGGGATGGCTCCTGTATTTTCTCGTGCTGCTTGGCAATGTGTGTGGCATCTCATCCAG AATGATTTGGTTCATGGATGGGGTTTGGACATGAAGCTTGGATATTGTGCTCAG GGTGACCGAACAAAGAAGGTCGGGGTGATTGATAgtgaatttattgttcacaagggAATACCGTCTTTAGGAGGGCCCTCTGCTAACAAG GCACGAAACCGAAGATCCTTGGATTCACGAACCCAT ATCAGAAGGCAGTCAACGGCCGAGCTTAAAATCTTCAAGGCACGCTGGAATAAGGCTGTGACTGAGGACAGAAAACTTTTAGTTGCTTCTGAAGTGTTCACGAAAAGAAAAGGatga